A window of the Chloroflexus sp. Y-396-1 genome harbors these coding sequences:
- a CDS encoding SDR family NAD(P)-dependent oxidoreductase — protein MDLVGKVAIVTGGTGGLGVAVVERLLTAGATVIIPYVHQDAFQRLATRLPTVIGVQLDLTDETATRSTYTTIANAHGGIDILVNSAGGFAGGEPVHQTSWELWQSQIDINLKTAVISCAAAIPHLIARGGGAIVNVSSRTATQSGANLAAYATAKRAVLQLTEALAVELRPHNITVNAVLPSVIDTPANRAAMPKANYEVWVKPAEIAEVIHFLVSPAARIISGAAIPVYGQA, from the coding sequence ATGGATCTGGTAGGAAAAGTTGCGATTGTTACCGGTGGCACTGGCGGCTTAGGCGTTGCGGTGGTAGAGCGTCTGCTGACGGCTGGTGCTACTGTTATAATCCCCTACGTGCATCAAGATGCCTTTCAACGTCTGGCAACCCGATTGCCAACGGTGATTGGCGTCCAGCTCGATCTCACCGACGAAACAGCAACACGCTCTACATATACGACGATTGCCAATGCTCATGGCGGCATTGATATTCTGGTTAACTCCGCCGGTGGCTTTGCCGGTGGTGAGCCGGTACATCAGACCTCATGGGAACTCTGGCAATCTCAAATCGACATCAATCTGAAAACGGCAGTTATCTCGTGTGCGGCAGCCATTCCACACCTGATTGCTCGCGGCGGCGGCGCCATTGTCAATGTCAGTAGTCGTACTGCTACGCAATCCGGTGCCAACCTGGCTGCTTATGCCACAGCAAAACGGGCTGTCTTGCAATTAACGGAAGCCCTGGCAGTCGAGTTACGTCCACACAATATCACGGTCAACGCTGTCTTACCGAGCGTGATCGACACACCAGCTAATCGCGCAGCAATGCCAAAAGCAAATTATGAGGTATGGGTTAAACCCGCCGAGATTGCCGAGGTGATCCATTTTCTGGTTAGCCCTGCCGCCAGAATCATTAGCGGAGCAGCGATACCGGTGTATGGGCAGGCGTAG
- the rsfS gene encoding ribosome silencing factor produces the protein MIARRIVELVEDKQAHDIILLDIRSQTTIADYFIICTADNDRQMRAIIDHVDEKIAIEHGLNPRMEGSADTGWVVLDYRDIVVHIFSQYQREYYRLERLWSKATPVVVVQ, from the coding sequence ATGATTGCTCGCCGCATCGTCGAGCTGGTCGAAGACAAGCAGGCACACGATATTATCCTGCTTGACATTCGCTCGCAGACAACGATTGCCGATTATTTTATCATCTGCACCGCCGATAACGACCGACAAATGCGCGCGATCATCGACCACGTTGACGAGAAGATTGCAATTGAGCATGGGCTAAACCCGCGGATGGAAGGCAGTGCTGACACTGGCTGGGTTGTGCTCGACTACCGCGATATTGTGGTACACATTTTTAGCCAGTATCAGCGTGAATACTACCGGTTGGAGCGTCTCTGGAGCAAAGCGACACCGGTGGTCGTAGTACAGTGA
- a CDS encoding macro domain-containing protein, whose product MNDTVGLSIGRSRLELVAGDIVTQHVDVIVNAANEQLLQGGGVCGAIFRAAGPVDLQQACAAVAPCPTGEARITPGFALKARYIIHAVGPIFQHYPPEEADRLLISAYRSSLALARQYGLQSIAFPSIATGIYGFPVDRAAPLVLRAMIDDLQTHQTPTLVRMVLWHDTFPVYRDALMRIRAAMPSQEQE is encoded by the coding sequence ATGAACGATACTGTAGGATTGTCAATCGGTCGCTCACGGCTCGAATTAGTCGCGGGCGATATTGTGACCCAGCATGTTGATGTGATTGTGAATGCAGCGAACGAGCAGTTGCTACAGGGTGGTGGTGTGTGCGGCGCTATTTTCCGTGCTGCCGGTCCTGTTGATCTCCAACAGGCCTGCGCTGCGGTGGCGCCGTGTCCAACCGGTGAAGCCCGGATCACACCAGGATTTGCGCTCAAGGCCCGCTACATTATTCACGCGGTCGGGCCGATCTTCCAACACTATCCGCCAGAAGAGGCTGATCGATTGTTAATCAGTGCTTACCGCTCAAGTCTGGCCCTGGCTCGTCAGTATGGTCTGCAAAGTATTGCTTTTCCCAGTATCGCGACCGGTATTTATGGCTTTCCGGTTGATCGAGCCGCACCGCTGGTATTACGCGCAATGATCGATGATTTGCAAACGCATCAGACGCCAACGCTGGTGCGCATGGTGTTGTGGCACGATACGTTCCCGGTCTATCGCGATGCACTGATGCGGATTCGTGCTGCTATGCCGTCACAGGAGCAGGAGTAA
- a CDS encoding PspC domain-containing protein, which yields MQTRLTRSSTDRMIGGVCGGLARYFAVDPVIVRLIFVLVFFINGISLPIYLVLWLIMPKDTPSTPATPTAAGAMPVNQEVFVDQSQVSGQARVGYAPNPSYRFDPLTGQPIGGPATGETIHLSPPPSRRRNWSLLGMILIGVGGIILLEQLGVNLSLLFPLLLIVAGLVLLQRSR from the coding sequence ATGCAGACTCGACTAACACGTAGCAGCACCGATCGTATGATTGGTGGCGTCTGTGGCGGATTAGCGCGCTATTTTGCAGTTGATCCGGTGATTGTTCGCCTGATCTTTGTGCTAGTCTTCTTCATTAATGGGATTAGCCTGCCAATTTACCTAGTCTTATGGTTGATTATGCCGAAGGACACACCATCTACTCCGGCCACACCGACTGCTGCTGGTGCGATGCCGGTAAACCAGGAGGTCTTTGTTGATCAGAGTCAAGTGAGCGGTCAGGCGCGCGTTGGGTATGCGCCTAATCCCTCGTATCGCTTTGACCCGCTTACTGGGCAGCCGATTGGCGGGCCGGCCACTGGCGAGACAATTCATCTTTCGCCACCGCCATCACGCCGTCGTAATTGGAGTTTGCTCGGTATGATTCTGATCGGGGTAGGTGGTATTATTCTACTGGAACAGTTGGGTGTCAACCTATCGCTGCTCTTCCCACTATTACTGATCGTTGCCGGGTTGGTTTTATTGCAACGGAGCCGCTGA
- a CDS encoding DUF92 domain-containing protein, producing the protein MIDLMQIGLGFVLSIVIGGIAFARRSLSESGWLGAILVGTLTFGFGGWPWGLTLIVFFVSSSILSHYKESIKERRAAEKFAKGGRRDFFQTIANGGLGALCAVAYALGNQPPALLAAFVGLMATVTADTWATELGVLSPHQPRLITTRQPVPPGTSGGVTLMGTTAAAAGGLLIGITMFLFSWLALPGAPLPWWMIVAGILGGLGGAMFDSLLGATVQAIYVYPDGRETERRIARDGTPNRFLRGWRWMDNDLVNLISSVGGAVIAIGIAALAGVL; encoded by the coding sequence ATGATTGACCTTATGCAGATCGGTCTTGGGTTCGTGCTCAGCATTGTGATCGGCGGAATTGCTTTTGCCCGCCGTTCGTTGAGTGAAAGTGGCTGGTTGGGTGCAATACTGGTTGGAACACTCACGTTTGGGTTTGGCGGTTGGCCCTGGGGTCTGACCCTCATCGTCTTCTTCGTCAGCAGCAGTATCCTCTCACACTACAAAGAATCGATTAAAGAACGACGTGCAGCAGAAAAGTTTGCTAAAGGTGGACGGCGCGACTTTTTTCAGACAATTGCCAATGGTGGACTGGGTGCGTTATGTGCAGTTGCGTATGCGTTGGGTAATCAGCCTCCAGCCCTCCTAGCGGCATTTGTCGGTCTGATGGCAACGGTAACCGCTGACACGTGGGCAACCGAGCTAGGGGTGTTAAGCCCGCATCAGCCACGCCTGATTACGACTCGCCAACCCGTCCCACCAGGAACATCAGGCGGAGTGACGCTAATGGGCACAACGGCAGCCGCTGCAGGTGGGTTGTTGATCGGTATTACTATGTTTCTTTTCAGTTGGTTGGCTTTACCCGGCGCCCCCCTACCCTGGTGGATGATTGTGGCAGGAATACTCGGTGGATTGGGCGGCGCAATGTTTGACAGTCTGCTCGGCGCAACGGTACAGGCTATTTATGTCTACCCCGACGGACGTGAGACCGAACGGCGGATCGCCCGCGATGGAACACCTAACCGCTTCCTCCGCGGCTGGCGCTGGATGGACAACGATCTGGTCAACTTGATCAGCTCAGTAGGCGGCGCTGTTATCGCGATAGGCATTGCCGCCCTAGCTGGTGTGCTCTGA
- a CDS encoding SRPBCC family protein has translation MIKVGRRCHIEGVTPEQVFTTLSDPSLIGQILPRVQKTELYDRDDIARHAKLVTHMSMGGLFGTIRCEGDLTWQDNREIVFTVRTPLPVETRWVISPAINGTDVQVVMGIDLKPILGAMAAFVPEKTVADMLGSDLETALRGVARQTRQTVLARAAA, from the coding sequence ATGATTAAAGTAGGACGGCGCTGCCACATTGAAGGTGTAACCCCTGAGCAAGTATTTACTACACTTTCTGATCCATCCCTCATCGGCCAAATTTTGCCGCGTGTTCAGAAGACCGAGTTATACGACCGTGACGATATTGCCCGTCATGCAAAGCTTGTCACCCATATGTCGATGGGTGGCCTGTTCGGAACCATTCGCTGCGAAGGCGACTTAACGTGGCAAGATAACCGCGAGATTGTGTTCACCGTTCGCACGCCTCTGCCTGTTGAGACACGCTGGGTAATCAGTCCGGCAATCAACGGCACAGACGTTCAGGTAGTGATGGGAATTGATCTGAAACCAATTCTTGGTGCAATGGCAGCATTTGTACCAGAAAAGACAGTGGCAGACATGTTAGGTTCCGATCTTGAAACAGCACTGCGTGGTGTTGCCCGACAGACGCGGCAGACAGTTTTAGCACGCGCCGCTGCGTAA
- a CDS encoding GNAT family N-acetyltransferase: protein MSAIEIVRAQPHDAATLKLIAVAAKSHWGYPEHLIAEWAASPIISPMDIAHSPVYVAYSAQQAIGWYRLLTDRSPAILEDLWVISPWIGRGIGRALFEHSIAYCHAHGVTQMELDADPNAVGFYLRMGGRVIGERISEWQRPVPRIRFDLAPLR from the coding sequence ATGTCAGCAATTGAAATTGTTCGTGCGCAACCGCACGATGCCGCAACGCTCAAGCTTATTGCGGTAGCAGCAAAAAGTCACTGGGGTTATCCCGAACATCTTATTGCCGAATGGGCAGCTTCACCGATTATCTCACCGATGGACATTGCCCATTCACCGGTCTACGTAGCTTATAGCGCTCAGCAAGCGATTGGATGGTATCGGTTGCTTACGGATCGTTCACCTGCGATCCTTGAAGACCTCTGGGTTATTTCGCCGTGGATCGGTCGCGGAATTGGACGAGCGTTGTTCGAGCACTCTATTGCGTACTGTCATGCTCACGGTGTCACCCAGATGGAACTGGATGCCGATCCGAATGCTGTGGGTTTCTATCTGCGGATGGGTGGTCGGGTTATTGGCGAACGTATCTCGGAGTGGCAGCGACCGGTACCACGAATACGCTTTGATCTAGCGCCGTTGCGATAG
- a CDS encoding TIGR04282 family arsenosugar biosynthesis glycosyltransferase, whose amino-acid sequence MSPSHVLFNGSRHDLPVLVMMARRPEVGRVKTRLCPPLTPEQAVMLYTAFLHDLVELLRHIPAVHPLIAYTPDTAGDYFAALAPDIARRPQRGIDLSARLATITTDLFDEGAPAIVIIGSDSPTLPRAYIEEAFAALTNSVDLVLGPADDGGYYLVGLRRPIPTLFTNVVMSTPTVLHDTLVIAEQLGLRTTLLAPWYDVDTFADLERLYADPEPLPHTRPLLNLIFGK is encoded by the coding sequence ATGAGTCCTTCTCATGTACTATTTAACGGGAGCCGCCATGACTTGCCGGTTCTTGTGATGATGGCGCGCCGGCCTGAAGTCGGGAGGGTCAAAACTCGTCTTTGCCCACCACTGACCCCAGAGCAGGCAGTGATGCTTTATACAGCCTTTTTGCACGATCTGGTCGAATTGTTACGTCATATACCGGCAGTGCACCCTCTCATTGCGTACACCCCAGACACGGCTGGCGATTATTTTGCTGCACTTGCCCCCGACATTGCCCGCCGTCCCCAACGTGGTATTGATCTGAGCGCAAGGCTCGCTACTATCACCACCGATCTCTTCGACGAAGGCGCGCCGGCAATCGTCATCATTGGAAGTGATAGCCCGACACTCCCTAGGGCATACATTGAAGAGGCCTTTGCCGCTCTCACGAACAGCGTCGATCTGGTGTTAGGGCCAGCCGATGATGGCGGCTACTATCTGGTGGGCTTACGTCGACCAATACCGACCCTGTTCACCAACGTTGTTATGAGTACACCCACGGTATTGCACGATACGCTGGTTATCGCCGAACAACTCGGTCTGCGTACTACCCTGCTTGCGCCGTGGTACGATGTTGATACATTTGCCGATCTCGAACGGCTGTACGCCGATCCGGAACCATTGCCGCATACACGCCCCTTGCTCAACCTGATTTTCGGGAAATGA
- a CDS encoding VanW family protein produces MPNDRYYQEYGPIYRRRVRQGVAPADDERSSEEPRRPRTRRPVRHRRRTPLRVWFVIVSFCAVAFPFGVIYAVDVIYPDIILPGVSIRGESVGGYSRADLIIELRQRYRTFEQQPVTLTFRDRSWRPTLTDLGVAFDIEQLVNNAFTLGRSGDPFTRAYELWLLWREGIDLTPRLTVDLAQTQRYLLGLAPHIEQMPTDAVLSLADARVVGQPSRPGTQLLIDATANDVLLAIQQLQPQTVVVRTRQLAPLIDDTDLVIAQQIATQLLRSPIELQVADQTITWTPERLAELLQVTPVNGQLTIQVHSERLTRAVEGLAQVIDTGTAEPRLRFSDGGLRIVTEGQAGRRLRQADAVTAIAELLMQPSLITRTLVLPVEQIEPQITAETLDSLGIVELVAEGRSSFAGSAPYRITNIRVGAARMNGVLIAPGEEFSFNRQLGEVNAENGFVEGYAIIGNRTQLEWGGGVCQVSTTVFRAAFWAGLPITERHAHSFYISWYDRFGLGPNGDGQGLDAAIFTGVQDLKFVNDTGHWLLMQTSIDEQAQVLVVQLYGTRPQREVRIEGPIIANEVRAPSEPVYIDDPSLPRGTLRQTDVARGGRDISIYRIVTDTNGQERRELFFTRFRPWPNIFVRGTR; encoded by the coding sequence ATGCCGAACGATCGCTATTATCAGGAATACGGACCTATCTATCGCCGCCGCGTCAGGCAAGGCGTCGCCCCTGCCGACGACGAACGTTCTTCGGAAGAGCCACGACGACCGCGAACGCGCCGACCAGTACGTCACCGGCGACGTACACCACTACGGGTATGGTTCGTGATCGTGAGTTTTTGCGCTGTCGCGTTTCCCTTCGGTGTCATCTACGCTGTTGATGTCATCTACCCTGACATCATCTTGCCGGGGGTTTCGATACGGGGTGAATCGGTTGGCGGTTATTCGCGCGCCGATTTAATCATCGAGCTGCGCCAACGCTATCGTACATTTGAACAGCAACCGGTAACCCTTACGTTTCGTGACCGTAGCTGGCGACCGACCCTTACCGATTTGGGGGTTGCCTTCGATATTGAACAGCTCGTGAATAACGCTTTTACCCTTGGACGCAGCGGCGATCCGTTTACTCGTGCGTATGAACTCTGGCTGCTCTGGCGCGAAGGTATCGATCTGACACCCCGCCTGACGGTCGATCTCGCCCAGACTCAGCGTTATTTACTAGGTCTGGCTCCGCACATTGAGCAGATGCCGACCGACGCTGTCCTTAGCCTGGCCGATGCCCGAGTCGTTGGTCAACCCAGTCGGCCTGGTACACAACTGTTAATCGATGCCACAGCGAATGATGTGCTGCTGGCGATCCAGCAATTGCAACCCCAGACCGTCGTGGTGCGTACTCGTCAGCTCGCGCCTCTGATCGATGATACTGATCTGGTGATTGCCCAACAGATTGCCACGCAGTTACTGCGTAGCCCGATCGAACTACAGGTAGCAGACCAGACTATCACCTGGACACCAGAACGTCTGGCTGAGTTACTCCAGGTGACTCCCGTTAATGGTCAGTTGACAATCCAGGTACACAGCGAACGCTTGACCCGTGCAGTGGAAGGATTAGCGCAAGTCATCGATACCGGAACGGCTGAACCACGGCTGCGTTTCAGCGATGGAGGTCTGCGTATTGTTACCGAAGGTCAGGCAGGACGACGGTTGCGCCAGGCCGATGCTGTGACAGCCATCGCCGAACTCCTGATGCAACCATCACTGATAACGCGCACGCTCGTCTTACCGGTTGAACAGATCGAACCGCAAATTACCGCCGAAACGCTCGATAGTCTTGGCATTGTCGAACTAGTGGCTGAAGGACGCAGCAGTTTTGCCGGTTCAGCACCGTATCGGATTACCAACATTCGCGTCGGCGCCGCCCGCATGAATGGTGTACTCATTGCACCGGGTGAAGAATTTTCTTTCAACCGCCAGTTAGGTGAAGTGAACGCGGAAAATGGTTTTGTCGAGGGTTACGCGATTATCGGCAATCGAACCCAACTCGAATGGGGCGGGGGAGTGTGTCAGGTAAGTACAACGGTTTTCCGGGCCGCTTTCTGGGCCGGCCTTCCGATAACCGAACGTCACGCGCATTCATTCTACATCAGTTGGTACGACCGCTTTGGCCTCGGCCCTAACGGTGATGGTCAAGGCCTCGATGCGGCCATCTTCACCGGCGTACAAGACCTCAAATTCGTGAACGACACCGGTCACTGGCTGTTGATGCAGACCAGTATTGACGAGCAAGCGCAGGTATTGGTCGTCCAACTGTACGGTACCCGTCCTCAGCGAGAGGTGCGGATCGAAGGCCCAATCATTGCGAACGAGGTGCGAGCGCCAAGTGAGCCGGTGTACATTGATGATCCATCGTTACCACGCGGTACGTTGCGCCAGACCGATGTCGCACGCGGTGGTCGTGATATTTCGATCTATCGAATCGTGACCGATACCAATGGTCAAGAGCGCCGTGAGTTATTCTTCACCCGCTTTCGACCCTGGCCCAATATCTTTGTTCGTGGCACGAGATGA
- a CDS encoding endonuclease MutS2 has protein sequence MSIPESTLITLEFDVIRNRLAQYTAFSASRELALSLTPATDLAEVRRRQALTAEARLLLEEWSELSIGGARDVRRAALHAARGGILDGTTLREVATTLQSAALIRQRLSRLDARFPLLIDLAHTLPPLPSLIDAIERAIDEDGQVVDSASPTLARLRQEVRVAFNRLQERLQSMIHSSALASALQEPIITVRNGRYVIPVKASHRREVRGLVHDQSGSGATLYIEPLAIVELNNRWRELQSAEAEEVQRILATLSEQVGAAASVISSTVDTLAKIDLAFALARYAIATNSTAPQIVDWRPDNPPSTEPPLYLTGARHPLLPAEKVVPIDLWLGGEFSLLLITGPNTGGKTVALKTTGLLALMAQAGMQIPAAQPSRLPVFQYIFADIGDEQSIEQSLSTFSSHMANIIRVLNTLAAAQQETVISDDHQLFESHRPAALVLFDELGAGTDPVEGAALARAIIGRLLELGVLGIATTHYAELKAFAYTTPGVQNASVEFDVETLAPTYRLNIGIPGRSNALAIAARLGLDPVLIEQARSYIDRKEAQVEDLLAGIQRERAATAAALQRAEELRIDAERYRDRLAAEQQAFAAEREAALAAVRQEIEAELREVRQQLRRLREEFRTVNLSRQWLEEAEKRLAATAEQAQKAIDHLRQQATPVAPPLTERPLRVGDVVHVTSIGLSGEIVAIDEEDNTATVQVGGFRMTVNCNELKPAKGQSATDQRFTPSQRDVQLPVPTDVSMTFDIRGWRASEVSTRLDRYLNDAYLAGLHQVRLIHGKGTGALRQVVRELLASHPLVASFSSGGRDGGDGVTIATLVD, from the coding sequence ATGTCGATCCCGGAATCTACGCTCATCACACTTGAGTTCGACGTTATACGCAACCGTCTAGCGCAATATACCGCTTTTTCGGCCTCGCGTGAACTGGCCTTAAGTCTGACTCCGGCCACCGATCTGGCTGAAGTCCGCCGACGGCAGGCGCTTACGGCTGAGGCCCGTTTGTTGCTAGAAGAGTGGTCAGAGTTGAGCATCGGTGGTGCCCGCGATGTGCGACGGGCAGCACTTCACGCTGCCCGTGGCGGTATTCTTGACGGAACAACCCTGCGTGAAGTGGCAACAACCTTGCAGAGTGCAGCGTTGATCCGTCAACGGTTAAGTCGCCTCGATGCACGCTTTCCCCTTCTGATCGATCTGGCTCACACCCTACCGCCATTGCCATCGTTGATCGACGCGATTGAGCGCGCTATCGACGAGGATGGTCAGGTTGTGGATAGCGCCAGTCCTACGCTTGCTCGGTTACGCCAGGAAGTCCGCGTCGCTTTTAACCGTTTGCAAGAGCGGCTGCAAAGTATGATCCATTCCAGTGCCCTGGCCAGTGCGCTTCAGGAACCAATTATCACGGTACGCAACGGTCGCTATGTGATTCCGGTGAAAGCCAGCCATCGCCGTGAAGTACGCGGCCTGGTACACGATCAGTCGGGGTCGGGGGCTACGCTCTACATCGAGCCGCTAGCCATTGTTGAATTGAATAACCGCTGGCGTGAATTGCAGTCGGCTGAAGCCGAAGAGGTGCAGCGTATCCTGGCGACTTTATCAGAGCAGGTTGGTGCAGCAGCCAGTGTGATTAGTAGCACAGTTGATACGCTGGCAAAGATCGATCTGGCTTTTGCATTGGCTCGTTATGCGATTGCTACGAACAGTACTGCCCCGCAGATCGTAGACTGGCGACCCGATAACCCACCATCTACCGAGCCGCCGTTGTACCTAACTGGCGCCCGCCATCCATTGCTCCCCGCTGAGAAGGTCGTACCAATCGATCTCTGGCTGGGAGGTGAGTTCTCATTGTTGCTGATCACCGGCCCTAATACCGGTGGGAAAACCGTGGCACTGAAGACAACCGGCTTGCTGGCGCTCATGGCACAAGCCGGTATGCAGATACCTGCGGCGCAACCGTCACGGTTGCCGGTCTTTCAATACATTTTTGCCGACATTGGCGACGAGCAGAGCATCGAACAGAGTCTTAGTACCTTCTCGTCGCATATGGCAAATATCATTCGTGTGCTGAACACATTGGCGGCTGCCCAACAGGAAACGGTCATCAGTGACGATCATCAACTGTTCGAGAGTCATCGACCAGCAGCACTGGTGCTCTTCGACGAGCTAGGCGCTGGTACCGATCCGGTTGAAGGTGCTGCCCTGGCGCGAGCGATCATTGGTCGCCTTCTTGAATTAGGTGTGTTGGGCATTGCGACCACACACTATGCCGAATTAAAGGCCTTTGCGTATACCACGCCGGGCGTTCAGAACGCCTCGGTTGAGTTTGATGTCGAAACCCTAGCGCCCACCTATCGATTGAACATCGGCATCCCTGGTCGTTCAAACGCGCTGGCAATTGCAGCACGGTTAGGGCTAGACCCGGTACTCATTGAACAGGCTCGGTCATACATTGATCGCAAAGAGGCACAGGTTGAAGACTTGCTGGCCGGGATCCAGCGTGAACGGGCCGCTACTGCTGCCGCACTGCAACGCGCCGAAGAATTACGGATCGACGCCGAGCGCTATCGTGATCGGTTGGCTGCTGAACAACAGGCCTTTGCTGCCGAACGCGAAGCGGCGCTCGCTGCTGTACGTCAAGAGATTGAAGCTGAACTGCGCGAGGTACGACAGCAATTACGGCGGTTACGCGAAGAGTTCCGTACCGTAAACCTGTCACGTCAGTGGCTGGAAGAGGCAGAGAAACGGCTGGCGGCTACGGCTGAGCAGGCGCAGAAGGCGATAGATCACCTGCGTCAGCAGGCAACGCCAGTAGCGCCACCGCTAACCGAACGACCACTTCGCGTTGGCGATGTAGTACATGTCACTTCAATCGGGCTAAGCGGCGAGATCGTTGCCATCGACGAGGAAGACAACACGGCTACCGTGCAGGTAGGCGGCTTCCGCATGACCGTCAACTGCAACGAATTGAAACCTGCCAAGGGACAGTCTGCAACTGATCAACGCTTTACGCCATCGCAGCGAGACGTTCAGCTTCCCGTGCCGACCGACGTATCGATGACCTTTGACATACGAGGCTGGCGGGCGTCGGAAGTAAGTACACGCCTGGATCGCTATCTCAACGACGCTTATCTCGCCGGTTTGCATCAAGTCCGTTTGATTCACGGCAAAGGTACCGGTGCCTTACGACAGGTTGTACGTGAACTTCTTGCCAGTCATCCGCTGGTGGCCTCGTTTAGTAGCGGTGGTCGCGACGGTGGCGATGGCGTAACGATTGCGACCCTGGTTGATTAG
- a CDS encoding CvpA family protein — protein MNVIDLLFVVLFFGALAVGFFQGTIRLIIVILAFYLGTVLASLYYQSLADIFVRELGGQRFVSQYVAFALIHLFSFIVLTWVGVYSFRYVHTPHHLEMVDRIVGTALGVIIGGMILGLSAVLLWNLFIVRGFANIDYPITRWLGGQIGTSLMLRFFANAVLPGLYELIDPFLPDAARIIFQVQ, from the coding sequence ATGAACGTCATCGATCTCCTTTTTGTTGTGCTCTTCTTCGGCGCATTGGCCGTAGGATTCTTTCAGGGCACGATCCGACTAATCATTGTTATTCTCGCGTTCTACCTCGGTACCGTATTAGCCAGCCTCTACTATCAAAGTCTGGCCGACATCTTCGTCCGTGAACTGGGTGGACAGCGTTTCGTCAGTCAGTACGTTGCCTTTGCCCTCATCCATCTATTCAGTTTTATCGTGCTGACATGGGTCGGTGTATATAGTTTTCGGTATGTACATACGCCACACCATCTCGAAATGGTAGACCGCATCGTTGGTACAGCATTGGGTGTCATTATCGGCGGCATGATTCTGGGATTATCGGCAGTACTGCTCTGGAATCTGTTTATTGTGCGTGGTTTTGCCAATATTGACTACCCGATTACACGATGGCTAGGCGGACAAATTGGCACATCACTCATGTTGCGCTTCTTTGCCAACGCTGTCTTACCCGGTCTGTATGAACTCATCGATCCTTTCTTGCCCGACGCCGCACGTATCATCTTTCAAGTTCAATGA